Below is a window of Streptomyces spongiicola DNA.
CGGTACTGACGCTCGCCGGCTGCGGCGGTTCGGGCGGCCCCGGCGCCGCTCCCGCACCCGCCGGGCCGGAGGGGACCGGCGGCACCCCTTCCGCCGCCGTAAGGGGGAAAGCGCCCCGCCAATCCACCTGATCCCGCTTCAGATACACAAAGGAGACACCTCACCGGACCCGGGGCCGGGGGGCCGAGCCGGAGTTCGCGGTCCGCACCGGGATCGGGATCGCGGTTCGGGATCCGCGCCCGGGATCGGGATCGGCATCGGGATCGCGGTCCGGGATCCGCGCCCGGGGCCGGCCCCGACGCGACCTGCCCAGCCGGCCCGGTCGACCCAGCCGGCCCGGTCGACGCGATCGACGCGATCGACGCGATCACCCCCAACCCAACAGCTGGAGTTCACCGGGACCGGCGTACAAAGGGGACAAGCCACAACGGCCCGTGCCCTCAGGGCCCGGGCGCTGCGGCGCCGTCCCGGGGCGCCGGGGCGGCCGGCGCCGGAGCGGGGCCGCTGGCGGGGAAGGTCGTGGTGGTCGACCCCGGCCACAACCCCGGGAACTTCCGCCACACCCGCGAGATCGGCCGGCTCGTGGACATCGGCACGAACCGCAAGGAGTGCGACACCACGGGCACGGCCACCGGCGACGGCTACACCGAGGCCGCGTTCAACCTCGACGTCTCGCACCGCCTCCGCGCCCTGCTGGAGAAGCAGGGCGCGACGGTGCTCCTCACCCAGGACGGCGACCGGCCGTTCGGCCCCTGTGTGGACGAGCGGGCCCGCTTCGGCAACGGGGCCGCAGCCGACGCCGCGGTCTCGATCCACGCCGACGGATCGGGCAGCGGCAACCGCGGCTTCCATGTGATCCACCCCGCGCAGGTCAAGGGCGGCGCCGCCGACACCGCGGGGATCGTCGGCCCGTCACGTGAGCTGGCCGAGCGTATCGCCGGGAGGCTCGTGCGGGTCACGGGCAGCGCACCCGCCGACTACGTGGGCGGTGGAACCGGGTTGCACGAGCGCGGCGACCTCGGCGGGCTGAACCTGTCGACCGTCCCCAAGGTCTTCGTCGAGTGCGGGAACATGCGCGACGCGAAGGACGCGGCCCTGCTGAAGAGTTCGCGGTGGCGCCAGGACGCGGCCCGGGGCATCGCCGAAGGCATCAGCACCTACCTGCTGGGGTAGACCGGGCAGGCGATAGATTCGTCTCCCGCCGGCGACGGGGGTCGCACACCGGTCCGCACGGGCACCCGTACGATGGGGCCGCCCCCGAGCTTCCGCGCCGTGCACCGCCGACCGGGCGTCGACGACCGCCACGACGAGACGCAACCGACTAAGGACTACACGTGAACATCCGCTCCCTCACTCGAGGCGATGGCGTGGTGATCGGAGCAGCGGTGGTGCTGTTCATCGCCTCGTTCCTCGACTTCCTCAGCGTCGACTGCCCGAGCGGCGCCGACTGTCCGGTGCCGAACGCCTGGGACTCGCTGGGCACGGTGATGTCCGTCTACCTCGGCGGGATCATCGCGGCCGGACTGGTGGTCGCCGGGCGCCGCGCCATGCCGGGGCGCAAGGTCGTGGGCATGGACGTCGCGCAGTTCGGCACGGCCCTGAGCCTGTTCGCGCTCTGGACGATCCTGTGGACGGTCATCGACATCGCGGGCAACGCCGGCGCCGGTGCGATCCTCGGCCTGTTCGGCGCCCTGCTGCTGGCCGCAGGCGCCGTCGCCACCCCGCTGGTCCCCGCGCTCAAGGCACCTCTGCTCGGCGCGCCCGGGCCGCAGGCCGGGCAGCCCTACGGCGCCCAGCAGCAGGACGGTTACGGGTACCCCGGCACCCGGCAGCAGCCCTACGGCCAGCAGCAGTCCGGGGGCCGGCCGGGCCCGCAGGGCGGCGATCCGGCACAGGACTTCTCGCCGTTCTGGTTCGCGGTGCCGGTGGCCCGGCCGCTGTACTCGGAGGACGGTTCCCCGACGCCCATCGCCGAGCTGGCGCCCGGCACCTGGTACCTCGCGGTCGACCAGCGCGGCCCTGCCCTGGTGGCCCAGACCCAGGACGGCCGGCGCGGCGTGCTGCAGGACACCACGGGCATCCAGCGCGGCTGACCCCGCCCGTCCGGCGCACCGCGCGGCCCCTCGCCCTTCGCGATGCGGCGTCCCTTCCCGATGCCGCGTCCCTTCCGGGCGGGGGGCCGCTGCCGTACAGTCCCCCACGGAGCCTTTACTGACGTACCGTCAGCAGGATGCCGGAGAGGGGCTTGGGCATGCGGCTCGGACTGGCACTCGGGTACTGGGGGCGCGGCCCCGACCCCGCGCAGACCGGCCTCGCCGTGGAGGCGGAGCGGCTCGGCTACGACTCTGTGTGGACGGCCGAGGCCTGGGGATCGGACGCCTTCACTCCGCTGGCCTGGATCGCCGCGCGGACGAAGCGGATCAGGCTCGGCACCGCGGTGGCGCAGATGGCGGCCAGGACCCCCACCGCCACGGCCATGCACGCGCTCACCCTCGACCACCTCTCGGGCGGGCGGATGCTCCTGGGGCTCGGGCTGTCGGGACCGCAGGTCGTCGAGGGCTGGTACGGGCGGCCGTTCCCGAGGAGCCCGCTGACGGCGACCCGGGAGTACGTGGACATCGTCCGCCAGGTCCTGCGGCGCGAGGCCCCCGTGGAACTCGCCGGACGCTTCCACACCCTCCCGTACACCGGGGAGGACGGCACCGGTCTCGGGAAGGCGCTCAAGGCGATCACGCACCCGCTGAGGGCCGGCCTGCCGGTGCTGCTGGGGGCCGAGGGGCCGAAGAACATCGCCCAGACGACCCGGATCGCGGACGGCTGGCTGCCCCTGTACTGGTCCCCGCTGCGGACCGGCGTGTACGAGGCGTCGCTCGCCGATCTCCCGGCCGGCTTCATGATCGCACCGATGGCCCGCGCGCAGGTCTGCGACGACGTCGCAGAGGGGCTGCTGCCGGTCAAGGCGATGCTGGGGTTCTACATCGGCGGCATGGGCCACGCCGCCCGCAACTTCCACGCCGATCTGATGGCGCGCATGGGCTACGAGCCCGAGGCCCGGCGCATCCAGCGGCTGTTCGCCGAGGGCCGCCGCGAGGAGGCGGTGCTCGCCGTCCCGGACGCCTTCGCCGACGAGATTTCGCTCGTCGGGCCGCGGGAGCGCATCGCCGAGCGGCTGGAGTCGTGGCGCGCGGGCCCGGTCACCGACCTGCTGGTGACGGCGCCGGACCTCCGCACGCTGAGGGTCCTGGCCGAGCTGAACGGCCGGCGGCCGTGACCGCGAGCGCCTGCCGGGAGACGCGCGGCCGTCCGGGGCGGCACAGCGGCGGAGCGGGCCGTGCCGGCGGAGGGAGCCGTGCCGGCGGAGGGAGCCGCAGGGCCGCCTGAGGCGTCCGGTGAAGGCCGCCCCCGACGGGGTGGCTCCGTGCCCGTCGGGGCCCCGGCGGATTCAGGGCCCTGCCCTCACGGGCCACGGGCCGTCCCAGTAGGACGCGAAGTCGTCGCCGAAGGCCCTGCCCTGGCCTCACGAGCCCCGACGGCATCAGGGCCGTACCCTCACGAGCCCCGACGGCACAGGGCCCTGCCCTGACGAGCCCCGGGCCGTCGCGGTCCCGCCACCATCGCGGTCCCGGCACCGTCGAGGCCCCGGCGGCATCGGCCGCGGCCGCCCGCCGGGCGGTACCGGCCCCGGGTGAGGGAGCGGCCCGCGGGAGGTGCTGCGGAGGCTGCTCTCCGCGCCGCGCGCGGGGGCGCGCAGTCGCGGCAGCCGGCCCCCGGCTTCCGCCCCACCTCCGCGCCGCGCGCGCGGGGGCGCACATGCTTCCGGAAATAGGGGCGGCAGTCGACGAGAAGCTCCGCGCCGCGCGCGGGGGCGCGCATGCCGGGCGCCCGGTCGCACACCGTCCGCCCGGCGCGTGCCAGGGCGGGCCGACCGTGCACCGGTCCGGCGGGGTGTGCTTCCCGATCACTTGATGGATGGGTTTGCCCGCCGCGGGCCCGGACGAGGGCCCGCCGGCCGACAGCATGGGAGCAGCGCACCTCCCGGGCGACAGGGTCGCGCCGTGCGTGGGCGCCGAAGACGTTCGCCGTCCGACCGGAAGGGCCATGCCGTCCGCGACCTGTGCGGGCGGTACGGCACCGGGCCCGGCGACCTCCGACAACCGTCCGCGGTGGGCGGTTCATCACGATGAGGGGATGACGATGGGCACTGCCCGCGCGCAAGCCGCAGACGGCGGGAACTCCGCCCCGCCGATCAGCACGGTGGCGGGGACCGGGGTCGCCGGATCCCATGGGGACCATGGTCCGGCCGTCTCGGCCCAGCTGAACCGTCCGTCGGGGATCGCGGTGGACGGCACCGGTTCCCTCTACGTCGCCGACTACAGCCACCGGGTCCGGAAGATCACGTCCGACGGGACGATCAGCACCGTCGCCGGCACCGGCGTCGCGGGCTTCGGCGGCGACGGCGGCCCCGCCGCGTCGGCCCAGTTGAACTACCCGCGTGGGCTGGCGGTGGACGGCGCGGACGCCGTCTACATCGCCGACGGCAACAACCACCGGGTCCGGAAGATCACGCCCGACGGCACGATCAGCACCGTCGCCGGCACCGGCGCCGCGGGCTTCGGCGGCGACGGCGGCCCCGCGACATCGGCCCGGCTGCACACCCCGCTGTCGGTGGCGGTGGACGGCACCGGCGACCTCTACATCGCCGACCACGGCAACCACCGGATCCGGAAGGTGACCGCCGACGGCACGATCAGCACCGTCGCCGGCACCGGCGCCGCGGGATTCAGTGGCGACGGCGGCCCGGCGGCATCGGCCCGGCTGCACAACCCGTACGCGGTGGCGGTGGACGGCACCGGCGACCTCCACGTCGCCGACTGCGGCAACCAGCGGGTCCGGAAGATCACGCCCGACGGCACGATCAGCACCGTCGCCGGCACCGGCAGCGTGGGCTTCGGCGGCGACGGCGGCCCCGCGACATCGGCCCGGCTGCACACCCCGCTGTCGGTGGCGGTGGACGGCGCGGGCGACCTCCATATCGCCGACTACGGAAACCACCGGGTCCGGAAGATCACGCCCGACGGCACGATCAGCACCGTCGCCGGCACCGGCGCCGCGGGCTTCGGCGGCGACGGCGGCCCCCCGGCATCGGCCCAGCTGAACAACCCGTTCGGTCTCGCCGTGGACTGCGTCGACACCCTCCTCATCGCCGACCACGCCAACAACCGGGTGCGGAGGGTCGCGTCCGCGAAGCTGGCCGGGCTGCCCGACTCGGGCACGGTGGTCTGCTGGGCCAATGTCCGCAGCAGGCTGCGGATGGGAGTCTGGCGTGAGTCCACCGGGGACGGGGCCGTGATCCACCAGTTGCTCGCCGCGTCCAGGGACCACCAGCGGTGGCGGCTGGTGGCGGCGGGCCGGGACGGCGAGGACATCCTGTACCGGATCGAGAACGTGCGCAGCGGCAAGGCCCTGGAGGTCGTCGGGGCGCAGCAGGCGGCCGGGGCGGCGGTCGCGCAGCGGGCGTACGAGGGTGCCGACGCACGCCACCAGCAGTGGAGGCTGAACCCGGTGGGCTCCGCGGACGGCACCCCGCAGGTGTACGAGATCGCGAACCGGAGCAGCGGTCTGCTCCTGCTCGTCGACACCAACGCCCGCACCGCGATCATGCAGGGCAGGGCGGACGGCGACCGGCAGGGCCGGCAGTGGCAGTTGCTTCCGGTGTGACGCGCCGAGGGGTCAGGGGCGGTCTCGCCCCTGACCCCTTCGTGACGTGTGCGTTCAGCTGGAGGCGGATGGGTCCTCGGCCGCCGGCTTGGCCGCCTTGGGGGGCTGCGGTGCCTCGGGGGGCTTGGTGAAGTCGCTTCTCTTCGGCCTGTTCTCCAGGTCCGCGTCCTTCTGCAGGCCGCTGTGCTCGGTGACCGTGGTGCTCGACTCCCGCATGCCGTCGGCCGCAGCCCGGGAGACCGAACCGGGATTCCGGGCGTACCGGGCCTGTTCATCGGCCGACGCCTGGGCGGTCCGGATGAAGGAGCCCAGGAAGCCCAGGACGGCCCGCGCCTCGGGCGACTGCTCCTGCACGACCTTCGCGCGGGAGGAGGCCCCGTGGATGGCGGTTTCGAACAGGCTCGGGCTGGTGTCGTCGTATGTGTCGTCGTCGGCGTCCTCGAAGTCGACGCCGGCACCGGGCTGCGGTCTGGAGCTGCCGGTGGTCACCGAGAAGAGCCCCGCGCTCCTGCCCGCGGAGCCGAAGACGTTGTCGAACACCATGGTCGTCCTCCCTGCTGGTGGTGGTGGTGGAGCCCGCAGCTCAGGGCTGCTTGTAGAGCGCTCGTGGGTCGTCGGTCAGACTCTCGACGTCGAACATCGTGTGGTCGACCTCCAGGGCGGAGACGACCTCGGCCAGTCCCTTCATGCGGAAGTCGCCGCCGGCCAGGCCGATGTCGGCGATGTCGCGGGCGACCAGCCGGTCCAGACCGGGGTAGTTCCCGGGCTGCGGGGGAGACAGGACCGCCACCGGCACGTCGTAGTTCACCGCGATCAGCCCGGAGAACGTCACGGGGATCTCGTAGGTGAACTGCTTGCGGGTACGCCGCTGCGCGACGATGGTGTGCACCCGGGAGTTCGCCGGGACCTGGCCGGAGATCTGCGACTTCGAAGCCCAGCTGGTGGTCAGGGAGCCGCCGACGGAGGCCGAGATGCCCAGCAGCAAGGAGGCGTTGAGCGTCCCGGTCCCGGTGGCGCTGCCCTGGGTCGTGAACCCCACCGAACTCGTCACCGTGTTCGCCGCCGAGTTCCCGGCCGAGTTCGTCATGGCCGTTTCGGTGGCGTTGGCGTTGTCGACGCCGATGTTGTCCTTGCTTTTCTTGTCGGTCACGGTGGTCGTGTTCTTGTTCGTCATGTCGTTGCGCAGCTGGGTCTGCAACTGCGACTGGAGGTCCATCCGGAGCTGGTTCTGGAGCTGGAGCTGGAGCTGCGCGCTGACGCTGCCGCCGAAGGTGAGCTTCGCCTCCCCTTGCAGCGACCATGTCACCCCGTTCGACACCGTGAAGTCGATCGAGTCGGTGAAACCCATCGGTTCCTGGCTGCGGTTGACGTAGGAGCGCGAGGAGAACGTGTCGGGCGGCGGCGGGCCGATGTCGCCGCGCTCCTCGATCAGTGGCTCCCCGAGGTTCATATAGGCGATCCAGCCCAGCTGGGACGCGGACCCGGGAAACGTGCCGAAGCTCGACTTGTTCACGGAGAACCCGACGGGCTTGTGCTGCGCACCGTAGTCGTCGACGTAGACCAGGCTGGGATGGTCAAGGATGGACCGCCAGGTTTGCTCGATGTCGAGTTCCCGCAGGTTCTTCTTCGTCAGCGGCCGGCGCTTGGCGCGCTCCAGGATGTACGCGGTGGAAGGCATGACCCGTCCTCGAATGATTCCGGTCGAACCGCACCCGGCAATATGGGAAAAGACATCTGTGCGCGGTCCGAAAATCGAAACTAGCACGGCATCATTTCTCCGGGAAGACGCCCCCCGCCATCACCCTCAATCGAGTGATTGGGCTTCTTCCCGATACTCGACTCGGCTTTTCGCACGCTACCTTGAAGAACCAGCCGGCCACTGCGCCGAGGGTTTCCGCAAGTTCTGCGCAAAAGCTCCGCATCTTGGACGCCGCCGCGATGACGGCATTTCCTCCTGGCCGTCCGTGCGTTTCGATCGAGGCCGAATCGACTTCCTGCCGTTGCATCCGGCGGGCGGCGGCACCGAATGTCCGACGCATTGTTCTCCACATCCAGAACAGGTGAGGTTCCCGCGATGTACACCCAAGAACGCGCCACGATGACGAACCTGGTGGTCGGCGGCCCCGTAGCGGTGAACAGCTACGACAACGCGATCGTGGCGGCGCTGGCCGAGAACCGGCCGGTCATGCTCGTCCACGCCTTCAACGGCGGCTATCTGCGGCCCGTCGAACTGAGGGAGGCCGCTCACGACAAGGGTGTCCAGCTCTCCACGGCCCTCGACCCGGCCACCAAGGACGCACAGGGCCACCTCTGGTACATCACCCCCGCCGGCTTCTTCGGCCAGCGGCCGCTGTACTTCGTCGAGAGCGCCGCGGGCCAGGTGACGCCCAGGCCGGCCGCCGCGGGCGCGGCCGACACCGGCCGCGGCGACGACGGCACGCCGAAGCCGCAGCGCAGGCGGATCACCGTCCACCAGGATGCCCCCAGGAGCACGGCCGACACCGTCCAGGTCGGCCTGCCCGACAAGGTCGGCGACAAGTGGCGCGGGAAGAACGGCGCTCCCGAGGACACCCAGCTCTGGATCGTCACGGTGACGCCCTGGGGCGGGATCACCTTCGTGCCGATCACCCACCCCGACGCCATCCTCGGGTTCAAGGACCACGCGGTGACCGCGAGCAGCGAGGTGCGCGTCACCTACAACTGGGGCGGAGACTTCACCGGGACCGTCATCAACACGTTCTATCCCCGGCTGCCCAGCGAGTGGGACGTCCCGTACCACCACCTCTTCACCTGATCCGCGGCAGCCCCGCCCCGGATCCGCCCCTCCGTCCCGGACCGCCTCCGATCCGCCTCCGATCCCGACGGCCCGACGGCTCGACGGCCCGACGGCCCCGAACGCCCAGCCCGACGCCCCCACCGCCTGGAAGAGGCACCACCATGCCCGTGCCCACGGAAGAAATGAAGCTGGAGATCGTCAACGCCGCCACGGGGAAGACCCTGGGCGTCAGCGCCGCCCCGGGCGCGAACGGGACGCTCGTCGTCCGCGACTCCCCCGGCCCCGGCCCGGACCGCGAGCACTGGCAGTTCGTCCCCGTGCGGACCGCACAGGGCGAACAGGCCCTGGTGGTCCGCCACGCGGTCAGCGGCAAGGTGCTCGACAACCCCGCCGCCCCGGACCGCGGCGTCCGCCGGTGGGACGCCACCGCCGGCCGCAAGGGCCAGCAGTGGCGGCTCGTCCCCGTCGAGGGCGAACCGGGCCTCTACACCATCGAGGGCGTGACCGACGGCTCCGTGCTCGACCTCGCCGGCCCCGGCCCGGACGGCGCCCGGGTCGTCCTCGCGGAGTACGACGACAGCGCGGAGAGCCAGCGCTGGCGCCTCGCCCCGGCCGAGCCCGAGCGCACCAGCGACCCCGTGCTGCGCTGGGCACCGCTGAGCCACTGGAACGGCCGCAGGTCGTGGCGGCTGGCCCGGTCGACCGCGCTGCGCCCGGCACCCGAGGCGGCACCCTCGTTCAGCGACATGCTGCTGGTCCTCAAGCGGTTCGGGAGCGACCAGGACGCCGGCGGGTGGAACAGCGACGGGGCCGGGCGCCCGCCGGGCGGTCAGCCTGGCCGGTGGGCCGGACCCGGTGCACGGTTCCCCGCCGACACCGCCGGAGCGGGGCGGACGGACGTCCTGGGGCTCACCCCCGCGAGGTGGGTCGTGGCGGCGTCCGGCAGGGGCGACGGGACGTTCGACGACGAGGAGCGCGTCCTGCTCCCGTCCGCGCCCTCCTCGCACCCGGCGGACCTGTGGACCCTCCAGGACCTCGCGGGCGACGGCCGGCCCGACGTCGTCGTGCTCGCCGCCGACGGTGTCCGGGTGTCCGCTCAGGACGAGCAGGGGACGTTCGCACCCGCGGGCGGCAGGCTGGTCCTGAGGGCTTTCGGCCACGGCGGCAAGGCCGGCGGATGGCTGGCCGACCGGCACCCCCGCTTCCTCGCCGACACCACCGGCGACGGACGCACCGACATCGTCGGCTGCCACGACGACGGCGTCTGGATCTCACTCCAGGACGAGGACGGCGAGTTCGCACCGCTCGGCGACGAACCGGCCCTCAGGGCGTTCGGCCACGGCGGCAAGGCCGGCGGATGGCTGGCCGACCGGCACCCCCGCTTCCTCGCCGACACCACCGGCGACGGACGCACCGACATCGTCGGCTGCCACGACGACGGCGTCTGGATCTCACTCCAGGACGAGGACGGGGCATTCGCCGAACCCCTCTACGTCCTCGACGACTTCGGGGTCGACCAGGGGTGGAGCACGGCCTTGGAACACCCCCGGTTCCTGCTCGCGACCACCGGCGGCGGGGCGGTCGACCTCATCGGGTTCGGCCCGCAGGGTGTCGTC
It encodes the following:
- a CDS encoding N-acetylmuramoyl-L-alanine amidase, with the protein product MRARDRDRHRDRGPGSAPGAGPDATCPAGPVDPAGPVDAIDAIDAITPNPTAGVHRDRRTKGTSHNGPCPQGPGAAAPSRGAGAAGAGAGPLAGKVVVVDPGHNPGNFRHTREIGRLVDIGTNRKECDTTGTATGDGYTEAAFNLDVSHRLRALLEKQGATVLLTQDGDRPFGPCVDERARFGNGAAADAAVSIHADGSGSGNRGFHVIHPAQVKGGAADTAGIVGPSRELAERIAGRLVRVTGSAPADYVGGGTGLHERGDLGGLNLSTVPKVFVECGNMRDAKDAALLKSSRWRQDAARGIAEGISTYLLG
- a CDS encoding DUF5336 domain-containing protein: MNIRSLTRGDGVVIGAAVVLFIASFLDFLSVDCPSGADCPVPNAWDSLGTVMSVYLGGIIAAGLVVAGRRAMPGRKVVGMDVAQFGTALSLFALWTILWTVIDIAGNAGAGAILGLFGALLLAAGAVATPLVPALKAPLLGAPGPQAGQPYGAQQQDGYGYPGTRQQPYGQQQSGGRPGPQGGDPAQDFSPFWFAVPVARPLYSEDGSPTPIAELAPGTWYLAVDQRGPALVAQTQDGRRGVLQDTTGIQRG
- a CDS encoding LLM class F420-dependent oxidoreductase, with the translated sequence MRLGLALGYWGRGPDPAQTGLAVEAERLGYDSVWTAEAWGSDAFTPLAWIAARTKRIRLGTAVAQMAARTPTATAMHALTLDHLSGGRMLLGLGLSGPQVVEGWYGRPFPRSPLTATREYVDIVRQVLRREAPVELAGRFHTLPYTGEDGTGLGKALKAITHPLRAGLPVLLGAEGPKNIAQTTRIADGWLPLYWSPLRTGVYEASLADLPAGFMIAPMARAQVCDDVAEGLLPVKAMLGFYIGGMGHAARNFHADLMARMGYEPEARRIQRLFAEGRREEAVLAVPDAFADEISLVGPRERIAERLESWRAGPVTDLLVTAPDLRTLRVLAELNGRRP
- a CDS encoding NHL domain-containing protein; the encoded protein is MGTARAQAADGGNSAPPISTVAGTGVAGSHGDHGPAVSAQLNRPSGIAVDGTGSLYVADYSHRVRKITSDGTISTVAGTGVAGFGGDGGPAASAQLNYPRGLAVDGADAVYIADGNNHRVRKITPDGTISTVAGTGAAGFGGDGGPATSARLHTPLSVAVDGTGDLYIADHGNHRIRKVTADGTISTVAGTGAAGFSGDGGPAASARLHNPYAVAVDGTGDLHVADCGNQRVRKITPDGTISTVAGTGSVGFGGDGGPATSARLHTPLSVAVDGAGDLHIADYGNHRVRKITPDGTISTVAGTGAAGFGGDGGPPASAQLNNPFGLAVDCVDTLLIADHANNRVRRVASAKLAGLPDSGTVVCWANVRSRLRMGVWRESTGDGAVIHQLLAASRDHQRWRLVAAGRDGEDILYRIENVRSGKALEVVGAQQAAGAAVAQRAYEGADARHQQWRLNPVGSADGTPQVYEIANRSSGLLLLVDTNARTAIMQGRADGDRQGRQWQLLPV
- a CDS encoding FG-GAP-like repeat-containing protein, encoding MPVPTEEMKLEIVNAATGKTLGVSAAPGANGTLVVRDSPGPGPDREHWQFVPVRTAQGEQALVVRHAVSGKVLDNPAAPDRGVRRWDATAGRKGQQWRLVPVEGEPGLYTIEGVTDGSVLDLAGPGPDGARVVLAEYDDSAESQRWRLAPAEPERTSDPVLRWAPLSHWNGRRSWRLARSTALRPAPEAAPSFSDMLLVLKRFGSDQDAGGWNSDGAGRPPGGQPGRWAGPGARFPADTAGAGRTDVLGLTPARWVVAASGRGDGTFDDEERVLLPSAPSSHPADLWTLQDLAGDGRPDVVVLAADGVRVSAQDEQGTFAPAGGRLVLRAFGHGGKAGGWLADRHPRFLADTTGDGRTDIVGCHDDGVWISLQDEDGEFAPLGDEPALRAFGHGGKAGGWLADRHPRFLADTTGDGRTDIVGCHDDGVWISLQDEDGAFAEPLYVLDDFGVDQGWSTALEHPRFLLATTGGGAVDLIGFGPQGVVVSPGRGDGTFEPARLVLNDFGLAQGWTGLRHLRLLADVTGDGTPDIVGFGDEGVWVSHNRGDGRFEQAQLVCRGFGHDDDAGAWRVGRHPRFLADTTGDGRVDIVGFGGPGVYVARNLHRRFRTR